In Thermococcus thioreducens, a genomic segment contains:
- the mbhE gene encoding hydrogen gas-evolving membrane-bound hydrogenase subunit E, which translates to MRRALGLFAFIGFTLFLLVAAASLRPFGEPVHTDMDSYFIQHAQGEASANNVVTSIVFDYRGFDTLGEATVLFTAVAGVLMALRRREVKT; encoded by the coding sequence ATGAGGCGTGCACTGGGCCTCTTTGCGTTCATAGGATTCACGCTGTTCCTTCTGGTGGCAGCTGCGAGCCTCAGACCCTTCGGGGAGCCAGTCCACACCGACATGGACTCATACTTCATTCAGCATGCTCAGGGGGAAGCCTCGGCAAACAACGTCGTTACGAGCATCGTCTTCGACTACAGGGGGTTCGATACCCTTGGTGAGGCGACCGTCCTGTTCACCGCGGTGGCTGGTGTGTTGATGGCCCTCAGGCGGAGGGAGGTGAAGACATGA
- a CDS encoding Na+/H+ antiporter subunit E, which yields MGFAAPFLWSLIVYLLLTAGSGNVIAWSPGELVAGIVIAAIIGYATKDVMDEKVGYFFNPKRWLLFIVYAIGPFFFAMAKANLDVAYRVITGKIRPGIVKISPDLTRDESRTLLANSITLTPGTFTLEIDDEGNFYVHWINVPPGKEKPTPEELCGYLPKWARRIGE from the coding sequence ATGGGGTTTGCCGCACCGTTCCTGTGGTCCCTTATCGTCTATCTGCTCCTCACAGCAGGTTCCGGCAATGTCATCGCCTGGAGCCCGGGGGAGCTGGTTGCAGGGATAGTAATAGCGGCCATCATCGGCTATGCAACGAAGGACGTAATGGACGAAAAGGTGGGATACTTCTTCAACCCGAAGAGGTGGCTGCTGTTCATAGTCTACGCTATAGGGCCTTTCTTCTTCGCCATGGCCAAGGCCAACCTCGACGTCGCCTACAGGGTCATAACTGGGAAGATAAGGCCAGGGATTGTGAAGATATCACCAGACCTGACCAGAGATGAGAGCAGGACACTCCTCGCCAACTCAATAACGCTGACACCGGGAACCTTCACCCTGGAGATAGACGACGAGGGCAACTTCTACGTCCACTGGATAAACGTGCCGCCTGGAAAGGAAAAGCCCACACCCGAAGAACTGTGTGGATACCTTCCAAAATGGGCAAGGAGGATTGGAGAATGA
- a CDS encoding NADH-quinone oxidoreductase subunit B family protein produces the protein MGKLTNFKRSIWVFHASGGSCNACDIEIVAVLTPRYDVERFGIKLVGSPRHADVLLVTGAIPRDFADKLRRVYEQMPDPKAVVVVGNCGTSGGVFYDSYNIAGPIDEIIPVDVYVPGCPPRPEAIIDGVVKAWLKIEKLEKELEGKKE, from the coding sequence ATGGGGAAGCTCACCAACTTTAAGCGCTCCATCTGGGTGTTCCACGCGTCCGGCGGAAGCTGCAACGCCTGCGACATAGAGATAGTCGCCGTGCTTACTCCCCGCTACGACGTGGAGCGCTTTGGAATCAAACTCGTCGGAAGTCCGAGGCACGCTGATGTGCTCCTCGTTACAGGAGCCATTCCAAGGGACTTCGCGGACAAGCTGAGGCGCGTGTACGAGCAGATGCCCGACCCGAAGGCGGTAGTGGTGGTAGGGAACTGCGGGACCAGCGGTGGGGTCTTCTACGACTCATACAACATAGCGGGCCCGATAGACGAGATAATACCCGTGGACGTCTACGTTCCGGGATGTCCGCCGAGGCCAGAGGCGATAATAGACGGCGTTGTGAAGGCCTGGCTCAAAATAGAGAAGCTGGAAAAGGAGCTGGAGGGGAAGAAGGAATGA
- a CDS encoding hydrogenase large subunit, with protein sequence MNERIEYWVKIPIGPIHPALEEPEKFIITLDGERIINVDVKLGYNLRGIEWIALRRNYIQILYLAERMCGICSFSHNHTYSRAVEEMAGIVVPERAEYIRVIVGELERIHSHLLNLGVVGHAIGYDTVLHLTWLARERVMDILEFIGGNRVNYAVNMIGGVRRDIGEKHIRAITDMIDYYRREVMPRIEEVFLYDPTVEARLRDAGVIPKRIAIEYSAQGPTARGSGVKKDVRYNERLGVYPDLGVKPITPKEFTGVIKGDVFDRMVVRVGEIWQSLELIERAIDQMPEGKIKAVPKDNALLFQLKKAEGEGIGRYEAPRGELIHYVMAQKGKDVPARWKMREPTFPNLFAIARALVGEQVADVPVAIASIDPCLSCTDRVAVIDANTGRKKVLTERDLLRLSIEKTREINPNVKARPEVVGVSCPRGGGL encoded by the coding sequence ATGAATGAGAGGATTGAGTACTGGGTCAAGATACCCATCGGACCCATTCACCCGGCCCTTGAGGAGCCGGAGAAGTTCATCATCACACTGGACGGAGAGAGGATAATCAACGTCGACGTCAAGCTCGGCTACAACCTGAGGGGAATAGAGTGGATAGCCCTGAGGAGGAACTACATCCAGATACTCTATCTCGCCGAGAGGATGTGCGGCATCTGCTCATTCTCCCACAACCACACCTACTCCAGAGCGGTAGAGGAGATGGCCGGTATAGTGGTTCCCGAGAGGGCCGAGTACATCCGCGTAATCGTCGGCGAGCTGGAGAGAATTCACTCCCACCTGCTCAACCTCGGTGTGGTTGGCCACGCCATAGGCTACGATACCGTCCTGCACCTCACATGGCTGGCCAGGGAGCGCGTTATGGACATACTCGAGTTCATTGGAGGCAACAGGGTCAACTACGCCGTCAACATGATAGGCGGCGTCAGGAGGGACATTGGGGAGAAGCACATCAGGGCAATAACCGACATGATAGACTACTACCGCAGGGAGGTCATGCCCAGAATAGAGGAGGTCTTCCTCTACGACCCGACCGTCGAGGCAAGGCTTAGAGACGCGGGCGTTATTCCAAAAAGGATAGCAATCGAGTACAGCGCCCAGGGGCCCACCGCGAGGGGAAGCGGCGTCAAGAAGGACGTCCGCTACAACGAAAGGCTCGGCGTCTATCCCGACCTCGGCGTGAAGCCGATAACCCCCAAGGAGTTCACAGGTGTCATCAAGGGGGACGTCTTCGACAGGATGGTCGTCAGGGTCGGGGAGATATGGCAGAGCCTTGAGCTCATCGAGAGGGCCATAGACCAGATGCCGGAGGGCAAGATAAAGGCCGTCCCCAAGGACAACGCCCTCCTCTTCCAGCTCAAGAAGGCAGAGGGAGAGGGAATAGGCAGGTACGAGGCCCCGAGAGGAGAGCTCATCCACTACGTCATGGCCCAGAAGGGCAAGGACGTCCCTGCGAGGTGGAAGATGAGGGAGCCAACGTTCCCCAACCTGTTCGCGATAGCCAGGGCACTGGTAGGCGAGCAGGTGGCGGACGTCCCGGTCGCGATAGCCTCAATAGACCCGTGCCTGAGCTGTACCGACAGGGTTGCCGTCATAGACGCAAACACCGGAAGGAAGAAGGTCCTCACCGAGAGGGATCTTCTCAGGCTCTCCATTGAGAAGACGAGGGAGATCAACCCCAACGTAAAGGCCAGACCCGAAGTAGTTGGAGTAAGCTGTCCAAGGGGTGGTGGACTATGA
- a CDS encoding MnhB domain-containing protein, with protein sequence MTTVIIKTTTKYLAALILTFGAYIILHGHLTPGGGFQGGAVFASGLALLIVANKYDYIRRTFSRVPLGAFESIGALGFLGTAALGFMGYTFFKNVIANSGFPLFGQPTPLGINPGYLNTGGTLPYMNIFVGTKVLAGLTSIVLVFYLLLGVKKDE encoded by the coding sequence ATGACAACCGTAATCATCAAGACCACCACGAAGTACTTGGCGGCGCTCATACTCACCTTCGGAGCGTACATAATCCTCCACGGTCACCTCACCCCTGGAGGCGGATTCCAGGGGGGAGCCGTCTTCGCCAGCGGCCTTGCGCTCCTCATCGTGGCCAACAAGTATGACTACATAAGGAGAACCTTCTCCAGGGTTCCGCTCGGTGCCTTCGAGAGCATAGGAGCGCTCGGCTTCTTAGGAACCGCTGCCCTAGGGTTCATGGGGTACACCTTCTTCAAGAACGTCATAGCCAACAGCGGGTTCCCGCTCTTCGGTCAGCCCACCCCGCTCGGAATTAATCCCGGCTACCTCAACACGGGAGGAACACTGCCTTACATGAACATATTCGTCGGAACAAAGGTTCTGGCAGGGTTAACAAGCATAGTCCTGGTGTTCTACCTCCTCCTGGGGGTGAAGAAGGATGAATAA
- a CDS encoding hydrogenase large subunit: MAKTQYYVPVGPIHPALKEPIRVEARVEGEKIVEVDVKRGFAHRGIEYMGMKRNAIQTLYLSERICGICSISHPYAFVVTAEKALGIEAPPRAQYIRTIIGELERIHSHILWLGVVAHEMGFDSLLFWTWKGRERLLDILELLTGNRINYSVFMIGGVRRDIKESHVKAIKDMISYYRIFNEEMKEVFLSDPVYKARTRGVAQLSKKMALELNAVGPVARAAGVRMDIRQDIPYDAYADIDVRAVVPQDIVGEARGDAYDITMVRLYEIDQSLDIIEYCLDEMPEGKLMAIPNYVALLAKIRRTQGEAIGAHEAPRGEVIHYIKFDGKRDGPSVWKVIAPSYNNINTWAPLLLGAEVADIPIVVAYIDPCMCCNDRIAVVRDEDGRVIDPATLHRKAVEKTRKLREELGVRT; the protein is encoded by the coding sequence ATGGCCAAAACCCAGTATTACGTCCCCGTCGGGCCCATTCATCCCGCACTTAAGGAGCCCATAAGGGTCGAGGCGAGGGTCGAGGGCGAGAAGATAGTCGAGGTCGACGTCAAGAGGGGCTTTGCCCACAGGGGAATAGAGTACATGGGCATGAAAAGGAACGCCATCCAGACGCTCTACCTCTCCGAGAGGATATGCGGAATCTGTTCGATATCGCACCCCTACGCCTTCGTGGTCACAGCAGAGAAGGCCCTCGGAATAGAGGCGCCGCCCAGGGCCCAGTACATCAGGACGATAATAGGGGAGCTGGAGAGGATACACAGCCACATCCTGTGGCTCGGTGTGGTTGCGCACGAGATGGGCTTCGACTCCCTCCTGTTCTGGACGTGGAAGGGCAGGGAGAGGCTCCTCGACATACTCGAACTCCTCACCGGGAACAGGATAAACTACTCGGTCTTCATGATAGGCGGTGTGAGAAGAGACATCAAGGAGAGCCACGTAAAGGCAATCAAGGACATGATTAGCTACTACAGGATATTCAACGAGGAGATGAAGGAGGTTTTCCTCTCCGACCCGGTTTACAAGGCGAGAACGAGGGGAGTCGCCCAGCTTTCCAAGAAGATGGCGCTTGAGCTGAACGCCGTCGGGCCGGTGGCAAGGGCCGCTGGAGTAAGGATGGACATCAGACAGGACATACCGTACGACGCATACGCCGACATAGACGTCCGCGCAGTGGTTCCGCAGGACATCGTTGGCGAGGCCAGGGGCGATGCCTACGACATCACCATGGTAAGGCTCTACGAAATAGACCAGAGCCTTGACATCATCGAATACTGCCTCGACGAGATGCCCGAGGGCAAGCTGATGGCCATTCCAAACTATGTGGCGCTCCTTGCAAAGATAAGGAGAACCCAGGGCGAGGCCATCGGAGCCCACGAGGCACCGCGCGGTGAGGTCATCCACTACATCAAATTCGACGGAAAGAGGGACGGACCATCCGTCTGGAAGGTCATAGCGCCCAGTTATAACAACATCAACACATGGGCCCCGCTTCTCCTCGGCGCCGAGGTGGCGGACATACCTATAGTCGTCGCCTACATCGACCCGTGCATGTGCTGTAACGACAGGATAGCGGTTGTGAGGGACGAAGACGGCAGGGTAATCGACCCGGCAACCCTCCACAGGAAGGCGGTTGAGAAAACAAGGAAGCTTAGAGAAGAGCTGGGGGTGAGGACATGA
- a CDS encoding proton-conducting transporter transmembrane domain-containing protein, translating to MIEHLPALMIAVPLLGAFIAPLLKKKGSAPAVWAIIITGVTLGMALLLVREVLAQGMMVYVFGADRPTLVLPSGYRVPVRIIFEVDAIGAFMALSATLMSFIGALYSYSHVRNETGLEKYYALLLLLEVGILGMVLTGDLFNLFVFLEIAGIAGSALVGFRNYRGEASEAGIKYLIVSAVASLMVLFSIGLLYGQYGNLNMAYLSTQISFNTVDMIALGILFASFAMKCGSVPTHHWVPDAYTEVPSGINPPLLVATYASLYALFRVSFSLFGKVTMNMSSLGWIMSILGVLTMFIGVTMALVQKDVKRLMSYHAISQTGYMLLGVGVGLAVLNDPAKLAAFGRDAMAGGIFHIINHIIYKSLLLMTAGALFYVTGTRNLNEMGGLARKMPYTTIAFIVGAAAISGIPPFNGFASKFLIYETSYQLSPIFAVFAMVTSVLTLASFVKVFASAFLGPPVKKYEEVREVPRSMVVAMLILAALCILFGLFPNVVLDKLVYPAVDALLKLSSYQTWGGLP from the coding sequence ATGATCGAGCATTTGCCGGCACTTATGATAGCCGTGCCCCTCCTCGGGGCGTTTATAGCGCCGCTGCTGAAGAAGAAGGGCAGTGCTCCAGCCGTCTGGGCAATAATCATCACCGGCGTAACCCTGGGAATGGCGCTCCTTCTCGTAAGGGAAGTGCTCGCTCAGGGCATGATGGTGTACGTCTTCGGGGCGGACAGGCCAACCCTCGTCCTGCCCTCGGGATACAGGGTTCCGGTGAGGATAATCTTCGAGGTCGACGCGATAGGGGCTTTCATGGCGCTCTCGGCAACGCTCATGAGCTTCATCGGGGCGCTGTATTCCTACAGCCACGTCAGGAATGAGACCGGCCTTGAGAAGTACTACGCGCTGCTCCTCCTGCTTGAGGTTGGAATCCTCGGCATGGTCCTGACGGGAGACCTGTTCAACCTATTCGTGTTCCTTGAGATAGCCGGAATAGCCGGTTCGGCGCTGGTAGGCTTCAGGAACTACAGGGGGGAGGCTAGCGAGGCCGGAATCAAGTACCTCATAGTCAGCGCGGTCGCTTCACTGATGGTGCTGTTCTCAATAGGCCTGCTCTACGGTCAGTACGGAAACCTCAACATGGCCTACCTGAGCACTCAGATAAGCTTCAACACCGTCGACATGATAGCCCTCGGAATACTCTTCGCGTCCTTCGCGATGAAGTGCGGTTCCGTGCCGACCCACCACTGGGTCCCCGATGCCTACACCGAGGTCCCCTCCGGAATCAACCCCCCTCTCCTGGTGGCGACCTACGCGAGCCTCTACGCCCTCTTCAGGGTGAGCTTCAGCCTCTTCGGTAAGGTGACCATGAACATGAGTAGCCTCGGGTGGATAATGAGCATCCTCGGAGTCCTCACGATGTTCATAGGCGTCACCATGGCGCTCGTCCAGAAGGACGTCAAGAGGCTCATGAGCTACCACGCGATTTCACAGACAGGCTACATGCTCCTCGGAGTCGGCGTTGGCCTGGCAGTTCTCAACGACCCGGCAAAACTGGCCGCCTTCGGAAGGGACGCGATGGCAGGTGGAATATTCCACATAATCAACCACATCATCTACAAGAGCCTCCTCCTCATGACCGCTGGGGCGCTCTTCTACGTCACCGGGACGAGGAACCTCAACGAGATGGGAGGCTTAGCCAGAAAGATGCCGTACACCACGATAGCCTTCATAGTCGGTGCCGCGGCAATATCGGGAATACCGCCCTTCAACGGCTTTGCAAGCAAGTTCCTCATCTACGAGACGTCCTACCAGCTCAGCCCGATCTTCGCGGTGTTCGCGATGGTCACGAGCGTCCTGACATTAGCGTCCTTCGTCAAGGTCTTTGCCTCAGCCTTCCTCGGGCCGCCGGTCAAGAAGTACGAAGAGGTACGGGAGGTTCCGAGGAGCATGGTAGTGGCGATGCTAATCCTAGCGGCGCTGTGTATCCTCTTCGGTCTGTTCCCGAACGTGGTGCTGGACAAGCTGGTGTACCCGGCAGTTGACGCGCTGCTGAAGCTGAGCAGCTACCAGACGTGGGGTGGTCTGCCATGA
- a CDS encoding 4Fe-4S binding protein, with protein MKVPPTLSTVLGNLFKKPATNPFPESEPVPVPEGFRGKLNYDVEKCVGCRLCVMVCPAGVIEYVPEVRKVTFWLGRCVFCAQCVDVCPVSALWMSDEFLLATTDKYEDNLMWFHGEEIEEFKRKLEEQKKAKESAKKEAPK; from the coding sequence ATGAAGGTTCCACCAACCCTCTCAACTGTGCTCGGAAACCTCTTCAAGAAGCCTGCAACCAACCCCTTCCCGGAGAGCGAGCCGGTGCCGGTTCCGGAAGGGTTCAGGGGCAAGCTCAACTACGACGTCGAGAAGTGCGTCGGCTGCAGGCTCTGCGTCATGGTCTGCCCCGCCGGCGTCATAGAGTACGTCCCGGAGGTCAGGAAGGTCACCTTCTGGCTCGGAAGGTGCGTCTTCTGCGCCCAGTGTGTGGACGTCTGCCCCGTCAGTGCACTCTGGATGAGCGACGAGTTCCTGCTGGCGACCACCGACAAGTACGAGGACAACCTCATGTGGTTCCACGGGGAGGAGATCGAGGAGTTCAAGAGGAAGCTCGAGGAGCAGAAGAAGGCCAAAGAATCTGCAAAGAAAGAAGCCCCTAAGTGA
- a CDS encoding NADH-quinone oxidoreductase subunit C, protein MKEPMSVEEVLKKLQEALGEALLSHEVREYTMGVKRKRTYRELWITIKPDAFRKTVEAIFALDYPHLHFIAGEDGGGETITMIYSFGVFHTHPWGELSITVKFDLPKENLVLPTITDLMIGAETNEREIREMLGVEFEGLKNKRHLFLPDDWPEGKYPWRRDEHGVEDMVKHTHRSVNEIRKMRGEE, encoded by the coding sequence ATGAAGGAGCCGATGAGCGTGGAAGAGGTACTCAAAAAGCTCCAGGAGGCGCTGGGGGAGGCGCTGCTCTCCCATGAGGTCAGGGAGTACACCATGGGCGTTAAGCGGAAGAGAACGTACAGGGAGCTGTGGATCACAATAAAGCCCGACGCCTTCAGAAAGACCGTCGAGGCCATATTTGCCCTCGACTACCCCCACCTCCACTTCATAGCGGGAGAGGACGGGGGAGGGGAGACGATAACCATGATATACTCCTTCGGAGTCTTCCACACGCACCCCTGGGGTGAACTGAGCATCACGGTCAAGTTCGACCTCCCCAAGGAGAACCTTGTCCTCCCAACTATAACCGACCTCATGATCGGGGCGGAAACCAACGAGCGCGAGATAAGGGAGATGCTCGGCGTTGAGTTCGAGGGACTGAAGAACAAGAGACACCTCTTCCTGCCCGACGACTGGCCGGAGGGCAAGTACCCGTGGAGAAGGGACGAGCACGGCGTTGAAGACATGGTGAAGCACACCCACAGGAGCGTGAACGAGATAAGGAAGATGAGGGGTGAGGAGTGA
- a CDS encoding hydrogenase subunit MbhD domain-containing protein, with translation MNFEELFWAIQVLVGLGLLVTAVAAIRLKNLVSAVIAMAVFSLILSLEFYVLQAPDVAIAEAGVGAGLTTAMYLLAIKNTTDEEVVE, from the coding sequence ATGAACTTCGAGGAGCTCTTCTGGGCGATTCAGGTCCTAGTTGGCTTGGGGCTTTTGGTCACGGCAGTAGCGGCCATCAGACTCAAGAACCTGGTCTCAGCGGTCATCGCGATGGCCGTCTTCAGCCTGATACTCTCACTGGAGTTCTATGTTCTTCAAGCGCCGGACGTCGCCATCGCCGAAGCCGGTGTCGGGGCGGGCCTGACGACAGCCATGTACCTGCTGGCGATTAAGAACACCACCGACGAGGAGGTGGTAGAATGA
- the mnhG gene encoding monovalent cation/H(+) antiporter subunit G codes for MIEWLIGTFLVVGVFFNLLASVGILRFPDVYTRIHAATKCTTFGTIFIVLATVTYSIYNYWIQRDPAWVTIGIHSALVVIFLVLTNPVGAHALGRAARKSGIRPYGAVIDELEGRL; via the coding sequence ATGATCGAGTGGCTCATCGGGACGTTCTTGGTGGTAGGAGTCTTCTTCAACCTGCTGGCCAGCGTCGGTATCCTCCGCTTCCCTGACGTCTACACGAGGATACACGCGGCGACGAAGTGCACCACCTTCGGAACGATATTCATAGTGCTCGCGACGGTTACGTACTCGATTTACAACTACTGGATCCAGAGAGACCCGGCATGGGTAACCATAGGGATACACTCCGCCCTGGTCGTGATATTCCTCGTTCTCACCAACCCCGTTGGAGCCCATGCTCTCGGTAGAGCGGCCAGGAAGTCGGGAATAAGGCCCTACGGGGCCGTTATAGACGAGCTGGAGGGAAGGCTATGA
- a CDS encoding sodium:proton antiporter, producing the protein MNNVILVNLPFIVVALLLAVGFYTIGFKRNLIKVVIGIEILEGAVNLFLIALGYVKGAYAPIYTMAPQDATNNMVLPTPQALTLTSIVIGVAVSALMLAFAVNIYRHYGTLDVTKVRRLKG; encoded by the coding sequence ATGAATAACGTGATTTTGGTCAATCTACCGTTCATAGTCGTGGCCCTCCTGCTGGCTGTGGGGTTCTACACGATAGGATTCAAGAGGAACCTCATCAAGGTTGTCATAGGCATTGAAATCCTTGAGGGGGCGGTCAACCTGTTTCTGATAGCCCTCGGCTACGTCAAAGGCGCCTACGCCCCGATATACACCATGGCGCCTCAGGATGCCACCAACAACATGGTTCTGCCGACCCCGCAGGCGCTCACTCTGACGAGCATAGTCATAGGCGTCGCGGTATCGGCACTCATGCTCGCCTTCGCGGTCAACATCTACCGCCACTATGGAACCCTTGACGTTACAAAGGTCAGGAGGCTGAAAGGATGA
- a CDS encoding cation:proton antiporter: MTVDGMFMWAMILLLFSAMLTLIRLLAGPTIPDRAVALDSMTTTTAGAMVLYGVITRQAVFIDVALVYAVLSYIATLYIARYLVKKRVGIAYEGDAP; the protein is encoded by the coding sequence ATGACGGTCGATGGTATGTTCATGTGGGCCATGATACTGCTCCTGTTCTCGGCCATGCTGACGCTTATAAGGCTTCTGGCGGGGCCGACAATACCGGACAGAGCCGTTGCGCTCGACTCAATGACGACAACAACGGCGGGTGCCATGGTTCTCTACGGCGTTATAACCAGACAGGCTGTCTTCATAGACGTCGCACTAGTCTACGCGGTTCTGAGCTACATCGCAACGCTCTACATAGCCCGCTACCTCGTGAAGAAGAGGGTCGGCATCGCTTATGAGGGTGATGCACCATGA
- a CDS encoding respiratory chain complex I subunit 1 family protein: MNLLYATLGFVGIYIYVSLASLLWGGIDRKLVARMQRRIGPPLLQPFYDFLKLVSKESIIPRDANRFFELAPVMALATSIALLAYTPLGFEPIFGTKGDVIVFIYLLTLIGFLRVVGAVSSGSPYAQIGAQREMALLASREAPMMLALFVILWRLSELGVTKPFSMGTFYEHSIWELGTPLSLIGAFILLIVFLAWLASEIEVGYFNIPEAETELAEGPMAEYSGRHLAIFELANAIKAFVSASLVVAIFFPWGISGYLGLTGVPAMVVELLFHTLKVFGVLLVSMSIFRAITGRLRINQAVNMFWTRLLPASVLGALLLAIDTLGVIA; the protein is encoded by the coding sequence ATGAACCTCCTCTACGCTACCCTTGGATTCGTAGGGATTTACATCTACGTCTCGCTTGCGTCACTGCTCTGGGGAGGAATAGACAGGAAGCTCGTCGCGAGGATGCAGAGGAGAATAGGGCCCCCGCTGCTCCAGCCCTTCTACGACTTCCTGAAGCTGGTGAGCAAGGAGTCAATAATCCCGAGGGACGCCAACAGGTTCTTTGAGCTGGCCCCGGTCATGGCGCTCGCGACATCAATAGCGCTCCTGGCCTACACGCCGCTCGGCTTCGAGCCCATCTTTGGGACGAAGGGTGACGTCATAGTCTTCATATACCTGCTCACCCTCATAGGATTCCTCCGCGTGGTCGGTGCCGTCAGCTCGGGCTCCCCCTACGCCCAGATTGGCGCCCAGAGGGAGATGGCCCTACTCGCGTCAAGGGAGGCCCCCATGATGCTCGCCCTCTTTGTAATCCTCTGGCGCCTCAGCGAGCTCGGCGTTACCAAGCCCTTCAGCATGGGCACGTTCTACGAGCACAGCATCTGGGAGCTGGGGACACCCCTGAGCCTTATAGGCGCCTTCATACTCCTCATAGTCTTCCTTGCCTGGCTCGCCAGCGAGATAGAGGTGGGCTACTTCAACATACCGGAGGCGGAGACTGAGCTCGCTGAAGGCCCCATGGCCGAGTACAGCGGCAGGCACCTGGCAATATTCGAGCTCGCCAACGCCATAAAGGCCTTCGTGAGTGCAAGCCTCGTCGTGGCGATATTCTTCCCGTGGGGGATTTCCGGCTACCTCGGCCTCACCGGGGTTCCCGCGATGGTGGTGGAGCTCCTCTTCCACACCCTAAAGGTCTTCGGAGTCCTCTTAGTCAGCATGAGCATCTTCAGAGCAATAACCGGAAGGCTCAGGATAAACCAGGCGGTGAATATGTTCTGGACGAGGCTCCTGCCGGCCAGTGTACTCGGGGCGCTGCTCCTGGCCATTGACACACTGGGGGTGATAGCATGA